CAGCGGGCCGGCAACGGCTTTCGAGGACAGCGCCAGCCGACCGAGGTCGCTGGTGAGCAGCCGGCTCTGGTTCTCCAACTCCTCGGGCGGACCGGAGATGAGCAGGGCCGGAACGCCCGCGCCGGACACCAGTGCGACGCCGGCCTCGGTCGCCTCGGTGATGGCCACCCGCCGGTGCAGCGGTGCCGCCGGTTCCTCGTCGGGCAGCCGGCCGTCGGTCAGCCTGGCCACCTCGATGCGTGGGGCCTGACTGCCGTAGTGTGCCGCGACCGACGTCGCCACCCGCACCGCGGCGGCCGATTCCGCCTGCGAGGGTTGCTCATCGATGAAGATCGTGAGCCCGCGCAGCACCGGCGGCAGGAAATCCGTGACGGCGGTCGGCGGCTGCTCCACGCCGTCGAAGGCCACCACCCCCTCGGAGAGCCGGAGCGGATTGCTGGGGTCCACGCAGTAGCCGTCGGAGGGCAACAGGTAACTGCGCAGGGTGACGTTGACCGCGTTGTCCACGACCCGCGCGCCCGCCAACGGCAGCACGATCGGGACGCGTTCTCCCGGCGGCACTTCGACGCGGCCGAGCGTGCGATCCTCCTGTGACACCGTGATCGTCGCGCTCCGCACATTGACGGGCAGTTGCGTATTCGCCGTGAACGTCGCCGGCGTCAGGCCCGCCGGGACCGGGATGTCCAGGGACTCGGTGCCCTGTGTTCCGTAAAAGGCCAGATTGTTCGGGGTGCCCAGTTCGGCCAACGGCAGCGCCGGAGCGATGGACACCCCGGCTTCCTCGGGAGGTTGGCTTCTTGCCGCCGGCGCAGCCAGCAAAGAAATCAGTGAGACTGCGGCTAGTGCTCCGTCTGTGAATTGAGGTGGTTAAGTGTTTCGCGTCCGCGGCGGACTTTGGTGATGATGTCTTCTGCGGTGGCTTTCCAGATGAATGGCGTGGGGTTGGCGTTCCAGTGGGCGGCCCAGGTGGTGATCGCCTCGGTGAGATCGGCGACGCTGGTGAATACTCCGCGACGCAGTCGTTTGTCGGTGAGCTCTTTGAACCAGCGTTCGATGAGATTGAGCCAGGAACTCGAGGTCGGAGTGGGGTGCAGGTGCCAGCGGCGACGGTCCTTGTGCGCCAGCCACTTCTTGATCTCCGGAGTCGAGTGCGCCGAGAGGTTGTCAAGCACGACATGCACGGCCAGTCCGCGGGGCACAGAGGCGTCGATCTGTTTGAAGAACCGCAGTACATCGGCGCCGGTGTGGCCTTTGCGCAGATCGGTGAGCACCTCACCGGTGGCAACGTTCATCGCCGCGAACAGGTCGATGGTGCCGTGGCGTTTGTAGTCGTGGGTCATGGTGCCGGCTCGGCCGGGTTTCATCGGCAGCGAGGGTTGGGTCCGGTCCAGCGCTTGACATTGAGTCTTCTCATCGAAGGAAAACACCACCGCACGGGCTGGCGGATTCATGTACAGCCCAACAACATCGACGAGTTTCTCCTCGAAATGCGGATCGTTGCTGACCTTGAAGGTCTTCACCTTCCAAGGTTGGAGATTGTGGTCAGCCCAGATCTTGGCCACGGAGTCTTTTCCGACCCCAACCCGGGCGGCCATGGTGCGGGTGGACCACTGCGTCGATCCGTCTGCGGGCAGTTCTTCACGGGTCAGACGCAGCACTTCGGCGACCGTACCCGCTGGCAGACTGGGCTTGCGGCCGCGACCTTTGGCGATCTTGCCCACACCGGCGATGCCTTCTTCGGAGAATCGAGAACGCCAGCGTCGCACCGCATCCGAGTCCACCCCACAGCGCCGCCCGATCTCATCGTTGGCGATCCCGTCACAGGCCCACAGCAGGCCCCGAGCTTGGATCACCGCCCGGTGCGGCAACGACGTCGAGGCCGCCATCCGCTCCAGCTCAACTCGCTGTTCAACCGTCGCCGTCAACGCCGCAGCCACCATCCACCGAGTCTACCAACAAATGACCAGACTATTTCAACGACACACCACTAGCAACCGTGCAGAGGTTGCGACACGTCGGTTCATCGCAGGTCAGGGTAGCCGCAGTGATGGCCATGCAAACCAGCTTTGGCGGAACGAGCGAAAACCCCCGCCGCCGGAAGGGCGGTTTCTAGGGGTCGCCGCAACACTGCTGGTTATTGAGCCTGTAGTAGATCACGCAAGCGCTCGGCTGGGGTATCCCAGCCGAGCGTTTTGCGTGGGCGGCCGTTGAGTTGCTGGGCGACGTGTTCGAGGTCCTCAGGCCCATAGATGCTGAGGTCGGTACCTTTGGGAAAGTACTGACGAAGCAGGCCGTTGGTGTTTTCGTTGGTGCCGCGCTGCCAGGGACTGGCCGGATCACAGAAGTACACGGCCATGTCGGTGGCCATCGAGAACCCCTTGTGCCCGGCCATCTCGGCGCCCTGGTCCCAGGTCAACGATCCCCGCAGATGCTCTGGCAGGGTCGTCATGGTGGCGATCAGCCCGTCACGAACCGTTTCGGCATCATGGCCCCCGGGCAGGTGCACCAGCATGGTGTAGCGGGTGGTGCGTTCCACCAGAGTGCCGATCGCGGTCTTGTTGAGTTCACCCATGATGAGGTCGCCTTCCCAGTGCCCGGGCACCGCGCGATCCTCGATATCGGGCCGGTCGGCGATCATGAGCATCGGATCAACGAACCGCTGGTAACGCTCACCGGGCTTACGGTTCGGTTTACGGCACGTGCGGCCACTTCGCAGTGACTGGGCCACTTCCTTTTTCAGTCCACCGCGCGCCTGGAAGTAGAGGGATTGATAAATCGTTTCGTGG
This DNA window, taken from Mycolicibacterium sp. MU0050, encodes the following:
- a CDS encoding IS630 family transposase; the encoded protein is MVAAALTATVEQRVELERMAASTSLPHRAVIQARGLLWACDGIANDEIGRRCGVDSDAVRRWRSRFSEEGIAGVGKIAKGRGRKPSLPAGTVAEVLRLTREELPADGSTQWSTRTMAARVGVGKDSVAKIWADHNLQPWKVKTFKVSNDPHFEEKLVDVVGLYMNPPARAVVFSFDEKTQCQALDRTQPSLPMKPGRAGTMTHDYKRHGTIDLFAAMNVATGEVLTDLRKGHTGADVLRFFKQIDASVPRGLAVHVVLDNLSAHSTPEIKKWLAHKDRRRWHLHPTPTSSSWLNLIERWFKELTDKRLRRGVFTSVADLTEAITTWAAHWNANPTPFIWKATAEDIITKVRRGRETLNHLNSQTEH